A stretch of the Epinephelus fuscoguttatus linkage group LG2, E.fuscoguttatus.final_Chr_v1 genome encodes the following:
- the trpm5 gene encoding transient receptor potential cation channel subfamily M member 5 isoform X1 encodes MQERQGTPLGTLQPQTRCLRCGDVLEWSEEHSVLLGCSCCSTVDETLENVARGLASRMKKEKSHWAAGRVGDIDFIGSTKTRGKFVRVRSNTDPVLIYQMLTEDWGLAPPHLVVALVGGDEVAQMKPWLRDTLRKGLVKAAQSTGAWILTNGLRFGITKHLGQAVRDHSLASTSSKVRVVAIGIAPWNMIHNREALLTSHYAKADEPAAYKPQDMPHGSVYSLDSNHSHFVLVEEDPNRPGATSEMRVKLLKHISLQRTGYGGAGSFEIPVLCLLVHGEPRILKRMYKGIGNSTPWLILAGSGGVADILVTLMNRGCWDMDSVHELLLDTFPNAHHSTDISNWVKLIQKILDHGHLLTVHDPEQESSELDTVILKALVKACKSQSQEAQDFLDELKLAVAWNRVDIAKSDIFNGDVEWKACDLEEVMMDALINDKPDFVRLFVDNGVNLGEFLTYGRLQELYWSVSEKSLLHNLLLKKYEEKQLLLGAARTPGPPGHHPPDQGDRKPRFTLYEVAKVLKDFLHDSCKGFYQKIPTEKPAKGRLFHSQKNLAELEERCEHPWRDLFLWAVLQNRQQMANYFWAMGPEAVAAALAGCKILKEMARLESEAESARSMKEAKYEQFALDVFGECYSNSEDRAYALLVRRTHCWSKSTVLNLATEADAKSFFAHDGVQALLTKIWWGAMTTDTAISKLVVSFFCPPLIWTNLIKFSDEELDHRNGREQFVELDSLDTEKALLLTDDDDPLDASPGGPAAQSCASVWWRFLLRRWRRFWSAPVTVFLGNVIMYFAFLFLFTYVLLLDFRPAPPFGPGAPEIMLYFWVFTLVLEELRQSFFTDEEMNILKKFKLYVEDNWNKCDMVAILLFVVGVSCRMVSDTYEAGRTVLAIDFMVFTLRLIHIFAIHKQLGPKIIIVERMMKDVFFFLFFLSVWMIAYGVATQALLHPTDPRIDWVFRRALYRPYLHIFGQIPLEEIDAARMPEINCTNDSEEIIMGLRPPCPNIYANWLVILLLVIFLLVTNVLLLNLLIAMFSYTFQVVQGNTDIFWKFQRYNLIVEYHSRPALAPPFIIISHLSQLLLSLVKQPVSKQEHLERELPAGLDQRLITWETVQKENYLAKLERQHWESSEERLKSTSSKVQSLLRIVGGFKDQEKRQVSMESQIRYCGEVLSWMAECFAQSTLKCGKEAPRAPMSLTGYKAGSTQDTPQSQPEKEVKQEAAEAKPGHPGYGANKKFPYIDE; translated from the exons TTTGTGAGGGTGCGCAGCAACACAGACCCAGTCCTGATTTACCAGATGCTGACAGAGGACTGGGGCCTTGCTCCCCCACACCTGGTTGTGGCCCTGGTGGGAGGAGATGAAGTGGCTCAGATGAAGCCCTGGCTCAGGGACACTCTGAGAAAAGGACTTGTGAAGGCTGCGCAGAGTACAG GTGCATGGATTTTGACTAACGGCCTGCGTTTTGGCATCACCAAGCACTTGGGCCAGGCGGTGAGGGATCACTCGCTGGCCAGCACCTCATCTAAAGTCCGTGTCGTGGCCATTGGCATTGCACCCTGGAACATGATCCACAACCGAGAGGCACTGCTCACCAGCCACTACGCCAAG GCGGATGAGCCTGCAGCATACAAGCCACAGGACATGCCTCATGGGTCTGTGTATTCCCTGGACAGCAACCACTCTCACTTTGTGCTGGTGGAGGAGGATCCAAACAGACCAGGAGCCACCAGTGAAATGAGGGTGAAGCTGCTTAAACATATCTCCCTTCAACGGACTGGTTATGGAG GCGCAGGCAGTTTTGAGATCCCTGTTCTGTGTCTCTTGGTCCATGGGGAGCCTAGGATCTTAAAG AGGATGTACAAAGGCATTGGCAATTCGACACCATGGCTGATCCTGGCAGGCTCGGGAGGCGTGGCCGACATCCTCGTCACGCTGATGAATAGGGGCTGCTGGGATATGGACAGCGTTCatgagctgctgctggacaCCTTTCCAAATGCCCACCACAGCACAGACATCAGTAACTGGGTCAAGCTG ATCCAGAAGATACTTGACCATGGGCATCTCCTTACTGTCCACGACCCTGAACAGGAGAGCTCTGAGCTGGATACCGTCATCCTCAAAGCTCTAGTCAAAG ctTGTAAGAGCCAAAGTCAGGAAGCTCAGGACTTCCTGGATGAGCTGAAGCTGGCTGTGGCCTGGAACAGGGTGGATATTGCCAAGAGTGACATCTTTAATGGAGATGTGGAGTGGAAG GCATGCGACCTTGAAGAGGTGATGATGGATGCACTGATCAATGACAAACCTGACTTTGTGCGCCTCTTTGTGGACAACGGCGTGAACCTGGGTGAGTTCCTTACCTACGGTCGTCTACAGGAGCTCTACTGGTCTGTGTCGGAGAAAAGCCTACTACACAACCTGCTCCTCAAAAAGTATGAGGAGAAGCAGCTTCTGCTCGGAGCTGCCAGGACACCTGGTCCACCTGGGCACCACCCGCCTGATCAAGGGGATCGGAAACCTCGCTTCACCCTCTACGAGGTCGCCAAAGTGCTGAAAGACTTTCTCCATGACTCCTGCAAAGGCTTTTACCAAAAGATTCCCACA gAGAAGCCAGCGAAGGGTCGACTGTTCCACAGCCAGAAGAACCTGGCCGAGTTAGAGGAGCGCTGCGAACATCCTTGGAGGGATCTTTTCCTCTGGGCTGTCCTTCAGAACCGACAGCAGATGGCTAACTACTTCTGGGCTATG GGCCCTGAGGCGGTTGCGGCAGCGCTGGCGGGTTGTAAGATTCTGAAAGAGATGGCACGACTGGAATCTGAGGCTGAGTCTGCACGTAGTATGAAGGAGGCGAAGTATGAGCAGTTTGCCCTTG ATGTCTTTGGAGAGTGTTACTCCAACAGTGAGGACCGGGCTTATGCTTTGTTAGTGAGGAGAACACACTGCTGGAGCAAATCTACGGTCCTTAACTTGGCCACTGAGGCAGATGCCAAATCCTTCTTTGCCCACGATGGAGTGCAG GCTCTCCTCACAAAAATTTGGTGGGGGGCGATGACGACAGACACAGCCATCTCCAAACTCGTGGTGTCTTTCTTCTGTCCGCCACTCATCTGGACCAACCTCATAAAGTTCAG TGATGAAGAACTTGATCATCGGAATGGCCGTGAGCAGTTTGTGGAGCTGGACAGTCTGGATACAGAAAAGGCTTTGCTGTTAACTGACGACGATGACCCCTT GGACGCTTCACCTGGAGGTCCAGCAGCTCAGAGCTGTGCCTCTGTCTGGTGGCGTTTCCTACTCCGCCGCTGGCGTCGCTTCTGGAGCGCTCCTGTCACCGTGTTCCTCGGAAATGTCATCATGTACTTcgccttcctcttcctcttcacctACGTGCTCCTGCTGGACTTCCGCCCGGCGCCACCCTTTGGCCCTGGGGCTCCCGAGATAATGCTCTACTTCTGGGTCTTTACCTTGGTGCTGGAGGAGCTGCGACAG AGCTTCTTCACGGATGAAGAGATGAACATCTTGAAGAAGTTCAAACTCTATGTAGAGGACAACTGGAACAAGTGCGACATGGTTGCCATcttgctttttgttgttggggTTTCATGCAG GATGGTGAGCGACACGTACGAGGCAGGAAGGACCGTTCTGGCGATAGACTTCATGGTGTTCACTCTGCGTCTCATCCACATCTTTGCCATTCATAAGCAGCTGGGCCCCAAGATCATCATCGTGGAAAGAATG ATGAAGGACGTTTTCTTCTTCCTATTCTTCCTGAGTGTGTGGATGATTGCGTACGGTGTTGCCACTCAGGCACTTCTGCACCCCACTGACCCACGAATTGACTGGGTGTTTCGCAGAGCCCTGTATCGCCCCTACCTGCACATTTTTGGCCAGATTCCTTTGGAAGAAATTGATG CTGCTCGCATGCCTGAAATTAACTGCACCAATGACTCAGAGGAAATTATCATGGGCCTACGGCCGCCATGTCCCAACATCTACGCCAACTGGCTGGTCATCCTGCTGCTGGTTATCTTCCTTCTTGTCACCAATGTCCTGCTGCTAAATCTGCTCATTGCCATGTTCAG CTACACATTCCAGGTGGTGCAGGGTAACACAGACATCTTTTGGAAGTTCCAGCGATACAATCTGATTGTGGAATACCACAGTCGTCCAGCACTGGCCCCacccttcatcatcatcagccaCCTCTCTCAGCTTCTCCTCAGCCTGGTCAAACAGCCTGTGTCCAAGCAGGAGCATCTTG AGAGGGAGCTGCCGGCAGGGCTAGACCAAAGGCTAATAACATGGGAGACCGTGCAGAAGGAGAACTATCTGGCCAAACTGGAGCGCCAACATTGGGAGAGCAGTGAGGAGAGGCTCAAGAGCACCTCCTCaaa GGTTCAGAGCCTGCTGAGGATTGTTGGTGGGTTCAAGGACCAAGAGAAACGACAGGTATCCATGGAGTCTCAG ATCAGATATTGTGGAGAGGTGTTGTCCTGGATGGCAGAGTGCTTCGCTCAAAGCACACTCAAGTGCGGGAAAGAAGCTCCAAGAGCTCCAA TGTCTCTAACAGGCTACAAGGCAGGCAGCACCCAGGACACACCTCAAAGTCAACCAGAGAAAGAAGTCAAACAAGAAGCTGCTGAGGCCAAACCAGGCCACCCTGGATATGGAGCTAATAAAAAATTTCCTTACATTGATGAATGA
- the trpm5 gene encoding transient receptor potential cation channel subfamily M member 5 isoform X3, producing the protein MKKEKSHWAAGRVGDIDFIGSTKTRGKFVRVRSNTDPVLIYQMLTEDWGLAPPHLVVALVGGDEVAQMKPWLRDTLRKGLVKAAQSTGAWILTNGLRFGITKHLGQAVRDHSLASTSSKVRVVAIGIAPWNMIHNREALLTSHYAKADEPAAYKPQDMPHGSVYSLDSNHSHFVLVEEDPNRPGATSEMRVKLLKHISLQRTGYGGAGSFEIPVLCLLVHGEPRILKRMYKGIGNSTPWLILAGSGGVADILVTLMNRGCWDMDSVHELLLDTFPNAHHSTDISNWVKLIQKILDHGHLLTVHDPEQESSELDTVILKALVKACKSQSQEAQDFLDELKLAVAWNRVDIAKSDIFNGDVEWKACDLEEVMMDALINDKPDFVRLFVDNGVNLGEFLTYGRLQELYWSVSEKSLLHNLLLKKYEEKQLLLGAARTPGPPGHHPPDQGDRKPRFTLYEVAKVLKDFLHDSCKGFYQKIPTEKPAKGRLFHSQKNLAELEERCEHPWRDLFLWAVLQNRQQMANYFWAMGPEAVAAALAGCKILKEMARLESEAESARSMKEAKYEQFALDVFGECYSNSEDRAYALLVRRTHCWSKSTVLNLATEADAKSFFAHDGVQALLTKIWWGAMTTDTAISKLVVSFFCPPLIWTNLIKFSDEELDHRNGREQFVELDSLDTEKALLLTDDDDPLDASPGGPAAQSCASVWWRFLLRRWRRFWSAPVTVFLGNVIMYFAFLFLFTYVLLLDFRPAPPFGPGAPEIMLYFWVFTLVLEELRQSFFTDEEMNILKKFKLYVEDNWNKCDMVAILLFVVGVSCRMVSDTYEAGRTVLAIDFMVFTLRLIHIFAIHKQLGPKIIIVERMMKDVFFFLFFLSVWMIAYGVATQALLHPTDPRIDWVFRRALYRPYLHIFGQIPLEEIDAARMPEINCTNDSEEIIMGLRPPCPNIYANWLVILLLVIFLLVTNVLLLNLLIAMFSYTFQVVQGNTDIFWKFQRYNLIVEYHSRPALAPPFIIISHLSQLLLSLVKQPVSKQEHLERELPAGLDQRLITWETVQKENYLAKLERQHWESSEERLKSTSSKVQSLLRIVGGFKDQEKRQVSMESQIRYCGEVLSWMAECFAQSTLKCGKEAPRAPMSLTGYKAGSTQDTPQSQPEKEVKQEAAEAKPGHPGYGANKKFPYIDE; encoded by the exons TTTGTGAGGGTGCGCAGCAACACAGACCCAGTCCTGATTTACCAGATGCTGACAGAGGACTGGGGCCTTGCTCCCCCACACCTGGTTGTGGCCCTGGTGGGAGGAGATGAAGTGGCTCAGATGAAGCCCTGGCTCAGGGACACTCTGAGAAAAGGACTTGTGAAGGCTGCGCAGAGTACAG GTGCATGGATTTTGACTAACGGCCTGCGTTTTGGCATCACCAAGCACTTGGGCCAGGCGGTGAGGGATCACTCGCTGGCCAGCACCTCATCTAAAGTCCGTGTCGTGGCCATTGGCATTGCACCCTGGAACATGATCCACAACCGAGAGGCACTGCTCACCAGCCACTACGCCAAG GCGGATGAGCCTGCAGCATACAAGCCACAGGACATGCCTCATGGGTCTGTGTATTCCCTGGACAGCAACCACTCTCACTTTGTGCTGGTGGAGGAGGATCCAAACAGACCAGGAGCCACCAGTGAAATGAGGGTGAAGCTGCTTAAACATATCTCCCTTCAACGGACTGGTTATGGAG GCGCAGGCAGTTTTGAGATCCCTGTTCTGTGTCTCTTGGTCCATGGGGAGCCTAGGATCTTAAAG AGGATGTACAAAGGCATTGGCAATTCGACACCATGGCTGATCCTGGCAGGCTCGGGAGGCGTGGCCGACATCCTCGTCACGCTGATGAATAGGGGCTGCTGGGATATGGACAGCGTTCatgagctgctgctggacaCCTTTCCAAATGCCCACCACAGCACAGACATCAGTAACTGGGTCAAGCTG ATCCAGAAGATACTTGACCATGGGCATCTCCTTACTGTCCACGACCCTGAACAGGAGAGCTCTGAGCTGGATACCGTCATCCTCAAAGCTCTAGTCAAAG ctTGTAAGAGCCAAAGTCAGGAAGCTCAGGACTTCCTGGATGAGCTGAAGCTGGCTGTGGCCTGGAACAGGGTGGATATTGCCAAGAGTGACATCTTTAATGGAGATGTGGAGTGGAAG GCATGCGACCTTGAAGAGGTGATGATGGATGCACTGATCAATGACAAACCTGACTTTGTGCGCCTCTTTGTGGACAACGGCGTGAACCTGGGTGAGTTCCTTACCTACGGTCGTCTACAGGAGCTCTACTGGTCTGTGTCGGAGAAAAGCCTACTACACAACCTGCTCCTCAAAAAGTATGAGGAGAAGCAGCTTCTGCTCGGAGCTGCCAGGACACCTGGTCCACCTGGGCACCACCCGCCTGATCAAGGGGATCGGAAACCTCGCTTCACCCTCTACGAGGTCGCCAAAGTGCTGAAAGACTTTCTCCATGACTCCTGCAAAGGCTTTTACCAAAAGATTCCCACA gAGAAGCCAGCGAAGGGTCGACTGTTCCACAGCCAGAAGAACCTGGCCGAGTTAGAGGAGCGCTGCGAACATCCTTGGAGGGATCTTTTCCTCTGGGCTGTCCTTCAGAACCGACAGCAGATGGCTAACTACTTCTGGGCTATG GGCCCTGAGGCGGTTGCGGCAGCGCTGGCGGGTTGTAAGATTCTGAAAGAGATGGCACGACTGGAATCTGAGGCTGAGTCTGCACGTAGTATGAAGGAGGCGAAGTATGAGCAGTTTGCCCTTG ATGTCTTTGGAGAGTGTTACTCCAACAGTGAGGACCGGGCTTATGCTTTGTTAGTGAGGAGAACACACTGCTGGAGCAAATCTACGGTCCTTAACTTGGCCACTGAGGCAGATGCCAAATCCTTCTTTGCCCACGATGGAGTGCAG GCTCTCCTCACAAAAATTTGGTGGGGGGCGATGACGACAGACACAGCCATCTCCAAACTCGTGGTGTCTTTCTTCTGTCCGCCACTCATCTGGACCAACCTCATAAAGTTCAG TGATGAAGAACTTGATCATCGGAATGGCCGTGAGCAGTTTGTGGAGCTGGACAGTCTGGATACAGAAAAGGCTTTGCTGTTAACTGACGACGATGACCCCTT GGACGCTTCACCTGGAGGTCCAGCAGCTCAGAGCTGTGCCTCTGTCTGGTGGCGTTTCCTACTCCGCCGCTGGCGTCGCTTCTGGAGCGCTCCTGTCACCGTGTTCCTCGGAAATGTCATCATGTACTTcgccttcctcttcctcttcacctACGTGCTCCTGCTGGACTTCCGCCCGGCGCCACCCTTTGGCCCTGGGGCTCCCGAGATAATGCTCTACTTCTGGGTCTTTACCTTGGTGCTGGAGGAGCTGCGACAG AGCTTCTTCACGGATGAAGAGATGAACATCTTGAAGAAGTTCAAACTCTATGTAGAGGACAACTGGAACAAGTGCGACATGGTTGCCATcttgctttttgttgttggggTTTCATGCAG GATGGTGAGCGACACGTACGAGGCAGGAAGGACCGTTCTGGCGATAGACTTCATGGTGTTCACTCTGCGTCTCATCCACATCTTTGCCATTCATAAGCAGCTGGGCCCCAAGATCATCATCGTGGAAAGAATG ATGAAGGACGTTTTCTTCTTCCTATTCTTCCTGAGTGTGTGGATGATTGCGTACGGTGTTGCCACTCAGGCACTTCTGCACCCCACTGACCCACGAATTGACTGGGTGTTTCGCAGAGCCCTGTATCGCCCCTACCTGCACATTTTTGGCCAGATTCCTTTGGAAGAAATTGATG CTGCTCGCATGCCTGAAATTAACTGCACCAATGACTCAGAGGAAATTATCATGGGCCTACGGCCGCCATGTCCCAACATCTACGCCAACTGGCTGGTCATCCTGCTGCTGGTTATCTTCCTTCTTGTCACCAATGTCCTGCTGCTAAATCTGCTCATTGCCATGTTCAG CTACACATTCCAGGTGGTGCAGGGTAACACAGACATCTTTTGGAAGTTCCAGCGATACAATCTGATTGTGGAATACCACAGTCGTCCAGCACTGGCCCCacccttcatcatcatcagccaCCTCTCTCAGCTTCTCCTCAGCCTGGTCAAACAGCCTGTGTCCAAGCAGGAGCATCTTG AGAGGGAGCTGCCGGCAGGGCTAGACCAAAGGCTAATAACATGGGAGACCGTGCAGAAGGAGAACTATCTGGCCAAACTGGAGCGCCAACATTGGGAGAGCAGTGAGGAGAGGCTCAAGAGCACCTCCTCaaa GGTTCAGAGCCTGCTGAGGATTGTTGGTGGGTTCAAGGACCAAGAGAAACGACAGGTATCCATGGAGTCTCAG ATCAGATATTGTGGAGAGGTGTTGTCCTGGATGGCAGAGTGCTTCGCTCAAAGCACACTCAAGTGCGGGAAAGAAGCTCCAAGAGCTCCAA TGTCTCTAACAGGCTACAAGGCAGGCAGCACCCAGGACACACCTCAAAGTCAACCAGAGAAAGAAGTCAAACAAGAAGCTGCTGAGGCCAAACCAGGCCACCCTGGATATGGAGCTAATAAAAAATTTCCTTACATTGATGAATGA
- the trpm5 gene encoding transient receptor potential cation channel subfamily M member 5 isoform X2, with translation MQERQGTPLGTLQPQTRCLRCGDVLEWSEEHSVLLGCSCCSTVDETLENVARGLASRMKKEKSHWAAGRVGDIDFIGSTKTRGKFVRVRSNTDPVLIYQMLTEDWGLAPPHLVVALVGGDEVAQMKPWLRDTLRKGLVKAAQSTGAWILTNGLRFGITKHLGQAVRDHSLASTSSKVRVVAIGIAPWNMIHNREALLTSHYAKADEPAAYKPQDMPHGSVYSLDSNHSHFVLVEEDPNRPGATSEMRVKLLKHISLQRTGYGGAGSFEIPVLCLLVHGEPRILKRMYKGIGNSTPWLILAGSGGVADILVTLMNRGCWDMDSVHELLLDTFPNAHHSTDISNWVKLIQKILDHGHLLTVHDPEQESSELDTVILKALVKACKSQSQEAQDFLDELKLAVAWNRVDIAKSDIFNGDVEWKACDLEEVMMDALINDKPDFVRLFVDNGVNLGEFLTYGRLQELYWSVSEKSLLHNLLLKKYEEKQLLLGAARTPGPPGHHPPDQGDRKPRFTLYEVAKVLKDFLHDSCKGFYQKIPTEKPAKGRLFHSQKNLAELEERCEHPWRDLFLWAVLQNRQQMANYFWAMGPEAVAAALAGCKILKEMARLESEAESARSMKEAKYEQFALDVFGECYSNSEDRAYALLVRRTHCWSKSTVLNLATEADAKSFFAHDGVQALLTKIWWGAMTTDTAISKLVVSFFCPPLIWTNLIKFSDEELDHRNGREQFVELDSLDTEKALLLTDDDDPLDASPGGPAAQSCASVWWRFLLRRWRRFWSAPVTVFLGNVIMYFAFLFLFTYVLLLDFRPAPPFGPGAPEIMLYFWVFTLVLEELRQSFFTDEEMNILKKFKLYVEDNWNKCDMVAILLFVVGVSCRMVSDTYEAGRTVLAIDFMVFTLRLIHIFAIHKQLGPKIIIVERMMKDVFFFLFFLSVWMIAYGVATQALLHPTDPRIDWVFRRALYRPYLHIFGQIPLEEIDAARMPEINCTNDSEEIIMGLRPPCPNIYANWLVILLLVIFLLVTNVLLLNLLIAMFSYTFQVVQGNTDIFWKFQRYNLIVEYHSRPALAPPFIIISHLSQLLLSLVKQPVSKQEHLERELPAGLDQRLITWETVQKENYLAKLERQHWESSEERLKSTSSKVQSLLRIVGGFKDQEKRQVSMESQIRYCGEVLSWMAECFAQSTLKCGKEAPRAPSYKAGSTQDTPQSQPEKEVKQEAAEAKPGHPGYGANKKFPYIDE, from the exons TTTGTGAGGGTGCGCAGCAACACAGACCCAGTCCTGATTTACCAGATGCTGACAGAGGACTGGGGCCTTGCTCCCCCACACCTGGTTGTGGCCCTGGTGGGAGGAGATGAAGTGGCTCAGATGAAGCCCTGGCTCAGGGACACTCTGAGAAAAGGACTTGTGAAGGCTGCGCAGAGTACAG GTGCATGGATTTTGACTAACGGCCTGCGTTTTGGCATCACCAAGCACTTGGGCCAGGCGGTGAGGGATCACTCGCTGGCCAGCACCTCATCTAAAGTCCGTGTCGTGGCCATTGGCATTGCACCCTGGAACATGATCCACAACCGAGAGGCACTGCTCACCAGCCACTACGCCAAG GCGGATGAGCCTGCAGCATACAAGCCACAGGACATGCCTCATGGGTCTGTGTATTCCCTGGACAGCAACCACTCTCACTTTGTGCTGGTGGAGGAGGATCCAAACAGACCAGGAGCCACCAGTGAAATGAGGGTGAAGCTGCTTAAACATATCTCCCTTCAACGGACTGGTTATGGAG GCGCAGGCAGTTTTGAGATCCCTGTTCTGTGTCTCTTGGTCCATGGGGAGCCTAGGATCTTAAAG AGGATGTACAAAGGCATTGGCAATTCGACACCATGGCTGATCCTGGCAGGCTCGGGAGGCGTGGCCGACATCCTCGTCACGCTGATGAATAGGGGCTGCTGGGATATGGACAGCGTTCatgagctgctgctggacaCCTTTCCAAATGCCCACCACAGCACAGACATCAGTAACTGGGTCAAGCTG ATCCAGAAGATACTTGACCATGGGCATCTCCTTACTGTCCACGACCCTGAACAGGAGAGCTCTGAGCTGGATACCGTCATCCTCAAAGCTCTAGTCAAAG ctTGTAAGAGCCAAAGTCAGGAAGCTCAGGACTTCCTGGATGAGCTGAAGCTGGCTGTGGCCTGGAACAGGGTGGATATTGCCAAGAGTGACATCTTTAATGGAGATGTGGAGTGGAAG GCATGCGACCTTGAAGAGGTGATGATGGATGCACTGATCAATGACAAACCTGACTTTGTGCGCCTCTTTGTGGACAACGGCGTGAACCTGGGTGAGTTCCTTACCTACGGTCGTCTACAGGAGCTCTACTGGTCTGTGTCGGAGAAAAGCCTACTACACAACCTGCTCCTCAAAAAGTATGAGGAGAAGCAGCTTCTGCTCGGAGCTGCCAGGACACCTGGTCCACCTGGGCACCACCCGCCTGATCAAGGGGATCGGAAACCTCGCTTCACCCTCTACGAGGTCGCCAAAGTGCTGAAAGACTTTCTCCATGACTCCTGCAAAGGCTTTTACCAAAAGATTCCCACA gAGAAGCCAGCGAAGGGTCGACTGTTCCACAGCCAGAAGAACCTGGCCGAGTTAGAGGAGCGCTGCGAACATCCTTGGAGGGATCTTTTCCTCTGGGCTGTCCTTCAGAACCGACAGCAGATGGCTAACTACTTCTGGGCTATG GGCCCTGAGGCGGTTGCGGCAGCGCTGGCGGGTTGTAAGATTCTGAAAGAGATGGCACGACTGGAATCTGAGGCTGAGTCTGCACGTAGTATGAAGGAGGCGAAGTATGAGCAGTTTGCCCTTG ATGTCTTTGGAGAGTGTTACTCCAACAGTGAGGACCGGGCTTATGCTTTGTTAGTGAGGAGAACACACTGCTGGAGCAAATCTACGGTCCTTAACTTGGCCACTGAGGCAGATGCCAAATCCTTCTTTGCCCACGATGGAGTGCAG GCTCTCCTCACAAAAATTTGGTGGGGGGCGATGACGACAGACACAGCCATCTCCAAACTCGTGGTGTCTTTCTTCTGTCCGCCACTCATCTGGACCAACCTCATAAAGTTCAG TGATGAAGAACTTGATCATCGGAATGGCCGTGAGCAGTTTGTGGAGCTGGACAGTCTGGATACAGAAAAGGCTTTGCTGTTAACTGACGACGATGACCCCTT GGACGCTTCACCTGGAGGTCCAGCAGCTCAGAGCTGTGCCTCTGTCTGGTGGCGTTTCCTACTCCGCCGCTGGCGTCGCTTCTGGAGCGCTCCTGTCACCGTGTTCCTCGGAAATGTCATCATGTACTTcgccttcctcttcctcttcacctACGTGCTCCTGCTGGACTTCCGCCCGGCGCCACCCTTTGGCCCTGGGGCTCCCGAGATAATGCTCTACTTCTGGGTCTTTACCTTGGTGCTGGAGGAGCTGCGACAG AGCTTCTTCACGGATGAAGAGATGAACATCTTGAAGAAGTTCAAACTCTATGTAGAGGACAACTGGAACAAGTGCGACATGGTTGCCATcttgctttttgttgttggggTTTCATGCAG GATGGTGAGCGACACGTACGAGGCAGGAAGGACCGTTCTGGCGATAGACTTCATGGTGTTCACTCTGCGTCTCATCCACATCTTTGCCATTCATAAGCAGCTGGGCCCCAAGATCATCATCGTGGAAAGAATG ATGAAGGACGTTTTCTTCTTCCTATTCTTCCTGAGTGTGTGGATGATTGCGTACGGTGTTGCCACTCAGGCACTTCTGCACCCCACTGACCCACGAATTGACTGGGTGTTTCGCAGAGCCCTGTATCGCCCCTACCTGCACATTTTTGGCCAGATTCCTTTGGAAGAAATTGATG CTGCTCGCATGCCTGAAATTAACTGCACCAATGACTCAGAGGAAATTATCATGGGCCTACGGCCGCCATGTCCCAACATCTACGCCAACTGGCTGGTCATCCTGCTGCTGGTTATCTTCCTTCTTGTCACCAATGTCCTGCTGCTAAATCTGCTCATTGCCATGTTCAG CTACACATTCCAGGTGGTGCAGGGTAACACAGACATCTTTTGGAAGTTCCAGCGATACAATCTGATTGTGGAATACCACAGTCGTCCAGCACTGGCCCCacccttcatcatcatcagccaCCTCTCTCAGCTTCTCCTCAGCCTGGTCAAACAGCCTGTGTCCAAGCAGGAGCATCTTG AGAGGGAGCTGCCGGCAGGGCTAGACCAAAGGCTAATAACATGGGAGACCGTGCAGAAGGAGAACTATCTGGCCAAACTGGAGCGCCAACATTGGGAGAGCAGTGAGGAGAGGCTCAAGAGCACCTCCTCaaa GGTTCAGAGCCTGCTGAGGATTGTTGGTGGGTTCAAGGACCAAGAGAAACGACAGGTATCCATGGAGTCTCAG ATCAGATATTGTGGAGAGGTGTTGTCCTGGATGGCAGAGTGCTTCGCTCAAAGCACACTCAAGTGCGGGAAAGAAGCTCCAAGAGCTCCAA GCTACAAGGCAGGCAGCACCCAGGACACACCTCAAAGTCAACCAGAGAAAGAAGTCAAACAAGAAGCTGCTGAGGCCAAACCAGGCCACCCTGGATATGGAGCTAATAAAAAATTTCCTTACATTGATGAATGA